In one Mycobacterium sp. NBC_00419 genomic region, the following are encoded:
- a CDS encoding acetyltransferase has protein sequence MTTMWGAPIHKRWMGSRLRDPRQAKFLTRDSLKWVIANRAYTPWYLVRYWRLLKFKLQNPHIITRGMVFLGKNVEIHATPELAQLEIGRWVHIGDKNTIRAHEGSLRFGDKVVLGRDNVINCYLDIELGDSALMADWCYVCDFDHKMDNIELPIKDQGIVKSPVRIGPDTWIATKVTVLRGTTVGRGCVLGAHAVVKGDIPDFSIAVGSPAKVVKNRKLAWETSAAQRAELAAALADIERKKAAH, from the coding sequence ATGACGACGATGTGGGGCGCGCCGATCCACAAGCGCTGGATGGGTTCGCGGCTTCGTGACCCGCGCCAGGCGAAGTTCCTCACCCGGGATTCGCTGAAGTGGGTGATCGCCAACCGCGCCTACACCCCGTGGTACCTGGTGCGGTACTGGCGGCTGCTGAAGTTCAAGCTGCAGAACCCGCACATCATCACCCGCGGCATGGTGTTCCTCGGTAAGAACGTCGAGATCCACGCCACCCCTGAGCTGGCTCAGCTCGAGATCGGCCGCTGGGTCCACATCGGCGACAAGAACACCATCCGGGCGCACGAGGGTTCGCTGCGGTTCGGCGACAAGGTGGTGCTCGGCCGCGACAACGTCATCAACTGCTACCTCGATATCGAACTCGGCGACTCGGCGCTGATGGCCGACTGGTGCTACGTCTGCGACTTCGACCACAAGATGGACAACATCGAGTTGCCGATCAAGGACCAGGGCATCGTCAAGAGCCCCGTGCGGATCGGCCCGGACACCTGGATCGCCACCAAGGTGACGGTGCTGCGCGGCACCACCGTTGGCCGTGGCTGCGTGCTGGGTGCCCACGCCGTGGTCAAGGGCGACATCCCGGACTTTTCGATCGCTGTCGGCTCCCCGGCCAAGGTGGTCAAGAACCGCAAGCTGGCGTGGGAGACCTCGGCGGCGCAGCGCGCCGAGCTGGCGGCTGCGCTGGCCGACATCGAACGCAAGAAAGCCGCCCACTAG
- a CDS encoding glycosyltransferase family 4 protein, whose product MKILMVSWEYPPVVIGGLGRHVHHLATALAADGHDVVVLSRRPTGTDPYTHPTTDETHDGVRVIAAAQDPHEFEFGRDLMAWTLAMGHSMVRAGLTLHAKGWQPDVVHAHDWLVAHPAIALAEFFDVPMVSTVHATEAGRHSGWVAGKISRQVHAIESWFVRESDSLIACSASMSDEISELFGPGLAEISVICNGIDSSRWPFARRRRHDGPAELLFFGRLEYEKGVHEAIAALPRIRRAHPGTTLTVAGDGTQQQWLIEVARKHKVLKAVQFVGRADHDELLHLLHRADVAVLPSHYEPFGIVALEAAAAGIPLVTSNVGGLGEAVISGQTGVSCPPRDVAALAAAVRTVLDDPAGAQRRAVAARQRLTSDFDWHTVAAETAQVYLAAKRREREPQPRRPIIEHALPGRSD is encoded by the coding sequence ATGAAGATCCTGATGGTGTCGTGGGAGTACCCGCCGGTGGTCATCGGCGGGCTGGGCCGGCATGTCCATCACCTGGCGACCGCCCTGGCCGCAGACGGACATGACGTGGTGGTGCTGTCACGGCGGCCGACAGGCACCGACCCGTACACCCACCCCACCACCGACGAAACCCACGACGGGGTGCGGGTGATCGCCGCCGCGCAGGACCCGCACGAGTTCGAGTTCGGCCGCGACCTGATGGCCTGGACGCTGGCGATGGGCCATTCCATGGTTCGCGCCGGTCTCACCCTGCACGCCAAGGGCTGGCAGCCCGACGTGGTGCACGCCCACGACTGGCTGGTCGCCCACCCGGCAATCGCGCTGGCCGAGTTCTTCGACGTACCAATGGTTTCCACGGTGCATGCCACCGAAGCTGGTCGGCACTCGGGTTGGGTGGCGGGCAAGATCAGCCGGCAGGTTCATGCCATCGAGTCCTGGTTCGTCCGCGAATCCGACTCGCTGATCGCGTGCTCGGCCTCGATGTCGGACGAGATCTCCGAACTGTTCGGCCCCGGGCTGGCCGAGATCAGCGTCATCTGCAACGGAATCGATTCCAGCCGTTGGCCGTTCGCCCGCCGCCGCCGTCACGACGGCCCGGCGGAGCTGTTGTTCTTCGGTCGCCTGGAGTACGAGAAGGGCGTCCACGAGGCCATCGCCGCGCTGCCGCGGATCCGTCGCGCCCATCCGGGTACCACATTGACCGTTGCCGGCGACGGCACCCAGCAGCAGTGGCTCATCGAGGTGGCGCGGAAACACAAGGTGCTCAAGGCAGTTCAGTTCGTCGGCCGCGCCGACCACGACGAGCTCCTGCATCTGCTGCACCGCGCCGATGTTGCCGTGCTGCCCAGCCATTACGAGCCGTTCGGGATCGTCGCGCTGGAGGCAGCGGCAGCCGGCATTCCGTTGGTGACCTCCAACGTCGGCGGCCTGGGTGAGGCGGTGATCAGCGGGCAGACCGGCGTGTCCTGCCCGCCTCGTGACGTCGCCGCACTGGCCGCCGCGGTGCGCACCGTGCTCGACGACCCGGCGGGCGCACAGCGCCGCGCGGTGGCCGCCCGGCAACGTCTGACGTCGGATTTCGACTGGCATACCGTCGCCGCCGAGACCGCCCAGGTCTACCTGGCAGCCAAGCGCCGCGAACGCGAACCCCAGCCGCGCCGGCCGATCATCGAGCACGCACTGCCCGGCCGTTCGGACTGA
- a CDS encoding glycoside hydrolase family 57 protein, with protein MNKLNPTPGSLRSCPPEVPGQFTLVLHTHLPWLAHHGRWPVGEEWLYQSWSAAYLPLMRVLRTLAAEGRRGLVTLGMTPVVTAQLDDPYCLDGMHHWLANWQLRALEAAHLHTPTGAADGTATTPEALRQFGIREYDEASRALEDFTTLWRHGASPLLRELIDAGTVELLGGPLAHPFQPLLNPRLREFALREGLADAHQRFAHTPAGIWAPECAYAPGMEYDYAAAGVNHFMVDGPSLHGDTALGRPVGESDVVAFGRDLQVSYRVWSPKSGYPGHAAYRDFHTYDHITGLKPARVTGRNVTSEDKAPYDPVRADRAIDAHVADFVALVRQRLISESERIGRPAHVVAAFDTELFGHWWYEGPAWLERLLRALPEAGVRLGTLNDAMANGFVGTPVDLPPSSWGSGKDWQVWAGEKVADLVALNAEVVDTALTCVDKALAQTNTAPARDVVADQILRETLLTVSSDWPFMVSKDSAADYARYRAHLHAHATREIADALAGGRRDAAERLAQGWNRADGLFGALDARRLPR; from the coding sequence GTGAACAAGCTCAATCCAACCCCCGGGTCGCTTCGCTCCTGCCCGCCGGAAGTCCCCGGCCAGTTCACCCTGGTCCTGCACACCCACCTGCCCTGGCTGGCCCACCACGGGCGCTGGCCGGTCGGCGAGGAGTGGCTCTACCAATCGTGGTCGGCGGCCTACCTACCGCTGATGCGCGTGCTGCGCACGCTGGCCGCCGAGGGCAGGCGCGGACTGGTCACGCTGGGCATGACCCCGGTGGTGACCGCCCAGCTCGACGACCCGTACTGCCTGGACGGTATGCACCACTGGCTGGCCAACTGGCAGCTACGCGCGCTCGAGGCGGCTCATCTGCATACCCCGACCGGCGCCGCCGACGGCACGGCTACCACACCGGAAGCGTTGCGCCAGTTCGGAATTCGTGAATACGACGAAGCCAGTCGTGCGCTGGAGGACTTCACCACACTGTGGCGCCACGGCGCCAGCCCCCTGCTGCGCGAACTCATCGACGCCGGCACCGTGGAGTTGCTTGGCGGACCGCTGGCGCATCCGTTCCAGCCGCTGCTCAACCCGCGGCTGCGGGAGTTCGCGCTGCGCGAGGGCCTGGCCGACGCCCACCAGCGATTCGCCCACACCCCGGCCGGCATCTGGGCTCCGGAGTGCGCCTACGCGCCCGGCATGGAGTACGACTACGCCGCCGCCGGCGTCAACCACTTCATGGTCGACGGGCCCTCGCTGCACGGCGACACCGCACTGGGCCGGCCCGTCGGCGAATCCGACGTCGTGGCTTTCGGCCGCGATCTGCAGGTCAGCTACCGGGTGTGGTCGCCCAAATCCGGTTATCCCGGGCATGCCGCCTACCGCGACTTCCACACCTACGACCACATCACCGGGCTCAAGCCCGCCCGGGTCACCGGCCGCAACGTCACCTCCGAGGACAAGGCCCCCTACGACCCGGTGCGCGCGGACCGGGCCATCGACGCCCACGTCGCCGACTTCGTCGCACTGGTCCGTCAGCGCCTCATCTCCGAATCCGAGCGCATCGGCCGTCCGGCACACGTCGTGGCCGCCTTCGACACCGAACTGTTCGGGCACTGGTGGTACGAGGGCCCGGCCTGGCTCGAGCGACTGCTGCGCGCGCTGCCCGAAGCCGGGGTGCGCCTCGGCACGCTCAACGATGCGATGGCCAACGGGTTCGTCGGCACACCGGTCGACTTGCCGCCCAGCTCATGGGGTTCCGGCAAGGACTGGCAGGTGTGGGCCGGCGAGAAGGTGGCCGACTTGGTCGCGCTGAACGCCGAGGTGGTCGACACCGCGCTGACATGCGTCGACAAGGCGCTGGCGCAGACCAACACCGCCCCGGCCCGCGACGTCGTCGCCGACCAGATCCTGCGGGAGACCCTGCTGACCGTCTCCAGCGACTGGCCGTTCATGGTCAGCAAGGACTCCGCCGCCGACTACGCGCGCTACCGCGCTCATCTGCACGCGCACGCCACCCGCGAGATCGCCGACGCGCTGGCCGGTGGCCGCCGCGATGCCGCCGAACGGCTGGCACAGGGCTGGAACCGGGCCGACGGACTCTTCGGCGCCCTCGACGCGCGGCGGCTGCCCCGATGA
- a CDS encoding class I SAM-dependent methyltransferase, with amino-acid sequence MSASETDPGSGGLPLTGERTIPGLAEENYWFRRHEVVYRRLSGLCAGRDVLEAGCGEGYGADLIADVARRVIAVDYDAAAVAHVRARYPRVEVLAANLASLPLPDASVDVVVNYQVIEHLWDQPQFVTECLRVLRPGGVLLMSTPNRITFSPGLDTPVNPFHTRELNAGELAELLTDGGFRMQSMSGVFHGPRLVEMDTRHGGSIIGAQIDRAVADAPWADDLLADVTAVQCEDFELLDAGERDIDESLDLVAIAVRP; translated from the coding sequence ATGAGCGCATCTGAGACTGACCCGGGCAGCGGCGGCTTGCCGTTGACCGGCGAGCGGACCATCCCGGGTCTGGCGGAAGAGAACTACTGGTTCCGCAGACACGAGGTGGTCTATCGCCGTCTGAGCGGTCTTTGCGCAGGTCGTGACGTGCTTGAGGCCGGTTGTGGGGAGGGCTACGGCGCCGATCTGATCGCCGATGTGGCACGTCGCGTGATCGCGGTGGACTACGACGCCGCAGCGGTTGCCCACGTCCGGGCGCGCTACCCTCGCGTCGAGGTCCTGGCGGCCAATCTGGCGTCGCTGCCGCTGCCGGATGCTTCGGTTGACGTTGTGGTGAACTACCAGGTCATAGAGCATTTGTGGGATCAGCCACAGTTCGTGACGGAATGCTTACGCGTGTTGCGTCCCGGCGGCGTGCTGCTGATGTCGACCCCGAACCGGATCACCTTCTCCCCCGGTCTGGACACCCCGGTCAACCCGTTCCACACCCGCGAACTCAATGCCGGTGAGCTGGCCGAACTGCTCACCGACGGCGGTTTCCGGATGCAGTCGATGAGCGGGGTCTTCCATGGGCCGCGCCTGGTGGAGATGGACACCCGCCACGGCGGGTCGATCATCGGCGCCCAGATCGACCGCGCCGTGGCCGATGCCCCGTGGGCCGACGACCTGCTGGCCGACGTGACCGCGGTGCAGTGCGAGGACTTCGAGCTGCTCGACGCGGGCGAGCGCGATATCGACGAGAGTCTGGACTTGGTGGCGATCGCGGTGCGCCCGTGA
- a CDS encoding electron transfer flavoprotein subunit beta/FixA family protein, translating to MTNIVVLIKQVPDTWSERKLSDGDFTLDREAADAVLDEINERAVEEALLIKEKEAADGVESTVTVLTAGPERATEAIRKALSMGADKAVHLLDPGLHGSDMVQTGWALARALGAIEGTELVIAGNEATDGTGGAVPAIIAEYLGLPQLTHLRKVTVEGGKITGERETDDGVFTVEASLPAVISVNEKINEPRFPSFKGIMAAKKKEVATLTLAEIGVDADEVGLANAGSKVLASTPKPPKTAGEKITDEGEGGKKIAEYLVAQKII from the coding sequence ATGACGAACATCGTGGTCCTGATCAAACAGGTCCCAGACACGTGGTCCGAGCGCAAGCTGTCCGACGGTGACTTCACGCTTGATCGCGAGGCCGCCGACGCCGTGCTGGACGAGATCAACGAGCGCGCCGTCGAAGAGGCGCTGCTGATCAAGGAAAAGGAAGCCGCCGACGGCGTGGAGAGCACGGTGACCGTGCTGACCGCCGGGCCGGAGCGTGCCACTGAGGCGATCCGCAAGGCGCTGTCCATGGGTGCCGACAAGGCCGTGCATCTGCTCGACCCGGGCCTGCACGGCTCGGACATGGTGCAGACCGGGTGGGCACTGGCCCGCGCGCTGGGCGCCATCGAGGGCACTGAGCTGGTCATCGCCGGCAACGAGGCCACCGACGGCACCGGCGGCGCTGTCCCGGCCATCATCGCCGAGTACCTCGGCCTGCCTCAGCTGACGCACCTGCGCAAGGTGACCGTCGAGGGCGGCAAGATCACCGGTGAGCGTGAAACCGATGACGGTGTGTTCACCGTCGAGGCTTCGCTGCCCGCCGTGATCAGCGTCAACGAGAAGATCAACGAGCCGCGCTTCCCCTCCTTCAAGGGCATCATGGCCGCCAAGAAGAAGGAAGTTGCCACCCTGACGCTGGCCGAAATCGGCGTCGACGCCGACGAGGTCGGGCTGGCCAACGCCGGCTCGAAGGTCCTGGCGTCCACCCCGAAGCCCCCGAAGACCGCGGGCGAGAAGATCACCGACGAGGGCGAGGGCGGCAAGAAGATCGCCGAGTACCTGGTCGCTCAGAAGATCATCTAG
- a CDS encoding electron transfer flavoprotein subunit alpha/FixB family protein — MAEVLVLVEHSEGAVKKVTAELITAARALGEPSAVVVGAPGTAAPLVDDLKAAGAAKIYVAESADAESYLVTPYVDVLESLVESASPAAVLLAANADGKEIAGRLAARIGSGVLSDVIEVKEGGVGIHSIFGGAFTVEAQVSAEVPVITVRPGAVEAAPAAGAGEQVTVEVPAPAENATKITSRQPAVAGDRPELTEASVVVSGGRGVGSADKFTVVEDLADSLGGAVGASRAAVDSGYYPGQFQVGQTGKTVSPQLYIALGISGAIQHRAGMQTSKTIVAVNKDEEAPIFEIADYGIVGDLFNVTPQLTEAVKARKG, encoded by the coding sequence ATGGCTGAAGTATTGGTGCTCGTCGAGCACTCCGAAGGCGCGGTGAAGAAAGTCACCGCCGAGCTCATCACCGCCGCCCGCGCACTGGGCGAGCCGTCTGCTGTCGTGGTCGGTGCCCCCGGCACCGCGGCCCCGCTGGTCGACGACCTGAAGGCCGCCGGCGCGGCCAAGATCTACGTCGCCGAGTCGGCCGACGCGGAAAGCTACCTGGTCACGCCGTACGTCGACGTGCTCGAGTCGCTGGTCGAGTCGGCCTCCCCGGCAGCCGTGCTGCTGGCCGCCAACGCCGACGGCAAGGAGATCGCAGGCCGGTTGGCCGCCCGCATCGGTTCGGGTGTGCTGTCCGACGTCATCGAGGTCAAAGAAGGCGGGGTGGGCATCCACTCGATCTTCGGTGGTGCCTTCACCGTCGAGGCCCAGGTGAGTGCCGAGGTTCCGGTGATCACCGTGCGTCCGGGTGCCGTCGAGGCCGCACCCGCCGCCGGCGCCGGCGAGCAGGTCACCGTCGAGGTGCCTGCACCGGCCGAGAACGCCACCAAGATCACCTCGCGCCAGCCGGCCGTGGCTGGTGACCGTCCCGAGCTCACCGAGGCCAGCGTGGTGGTTTCCGGTGGCCGTGGCGTCGGCAGTGCCGACAAGTTCACCGTCGTCGAGGATCTCGCCGACTCGCTCGGTGGTGCGGTCGGCGCTTCGCGTGCCGCCGTCGACTCCGGCTACTACCCGGGCCAGTTCCAGGTGGGCCAGACCGGCAAGACCGTGTCGCCGCAGCTGTACATCGCCCTGGGTATCTCCGGAGCGATCCAGCACCGGGCCGGTATGCAGACGTCGAAGACGATCGTCGCGGTCAACAAGGACGAAGAGGCGCCGATCTTCGAGATCGCCGACTACGGCATCGTCGGCGACCTGTTCAACGTCACGCCGCAGCTCACCGAGGCCGTCAAGGCTCGCAAGGGCTGA
- a CDS encoding GNAT family N-acetyltransferase encodes MSTASVLIAPDHAETAALRGPRYTLLLTTAPALIEEAQRLRHHVFSTEPGFALPAAGDGVGADLDADRFDEFCDHLLVREDTTGEIVGCYRMMPPPGAIAAGSLYTATEFDVSALDVLRPSLVEMGRAVVREDHRNGAVVLLMWGGILAYLDRCGYDYVTGCVSVPTHGDGEPGSLLRGVRDFVLRRHAAAPEFTVRPYRPVILDGRTLDDIEPPARPTIPPLMRGYLRLGAKVCGEPAHDPDFGVGDFPALLDKRRADTRYLTRLRSVSAATEMGLA; translated from the coding sequence ATGAGCACTGCATCTGTACTCATAGCCCCTGACCACGCCGAGACCGCCGCCCTGCGCGGCCCCCGCTACACGCTGCTGCTGACCACCGCCCCCGCCCTCATCGAGGAGGCGCAGCGCCTGCGCCACCACGTCTTCAGCACCGAACCGGGGTTCGCCCTGCCGGCCGCCGGCGACGGAGTTGGCGCCGATTTGGACGCCGACCGCTTCGACGAGTTCTGTGACCACCTACTGGTCCGTGAGGACACCACCGGCGAGATCGTCGGCTGCTACCGCATGATGCCCCCACCCGGCGCTATCGCGGCCGGAAGTCTCTACACTGCAACAGAATTCGATGTCTCGGCCCTCGACGTGCTCCGGCCGTCGCTGGTGGAGATGGGCCGCGCGGTGGTGCGCGAGGACCACCGCAACGGAGCTGTCGTCCTGCTGATGTGGGGCGGCATCCTGGCCTACCTGGACCGCTGCGGCTACGACTACGTCACCGGGTGCGTCTCGGTGCCCACGCACGGCGACGGCGAACCCGGCAGCCTCCTGCGCGGGGTGCGGGACTTCGTACTGCGCCGCCACGCCGCCGCACCCGAGTTCACCGTCCGCCCCTACCGGCCGGTGATCCTCGACGGGCGAACCCTCGATGACATCGAGCCACCAGCCCGGCCCACCATCCCGCCGCTGATGCGCGGTTACCTGCGGCTGGGGGCGAAAGTGTGCGGCGAACCGGCCCACGATCCCGACTTCGGGGTCGGTGACTTCCCGGCCCTGCTCGACAAACGCCGGGCCGACACCCGCTACCTGACCCGGCTGCGGTCGGTGTCGGCGGCCACCGAGATGGGGCTTGCCTGA
- a CDS encoding lysophospholipid acyltransferase family protein: MNVIEHAWLPRASCDDSCVRAGTGHQGHPTLATLRMIRRIAVALMLLPLLPLLAVPLPGRSRVQRLYCRTLLRSLGVRITLSGGPIRNLRGVLVVSGHVSWVDIFVIGSVLPGAFVARADLIDWPAVGLAARIMKVIPIDRASLRRLPHVVATVAERLRRGQTVVAFPEGTTWCGLAYGPFHPAMFQAAVDSGRPVQPLRLTYHHRDGQPSTVPAFIGDDTIGQSLSRIARAGLTVVDVEVTSLELPGTDRRELAARCEVAVRGRSTPGFQHSHALAG; this comes from the coding sequence ATGAACGTCATCGAGCATGCCTGGCTGCCCAGGGCCAGCTGCGACGACAGCTGTGTGCGCGCAGGCACCGGTCACCAGGGCCACCCGACGCTGGCCACCCTACGGATGATCCGGCGGATCGCGGTGGCGCTGATGCTGCTGCCGCTGCTGCCGCTGCTGGCGGTTCCGCTGCCCGGCCGTTCCCGGGTGCAGCGCCTGTACTGCCGAACGCTGCTGCGCAGCCTCGGCGTGCGGATCACCTTGTCCGGCGGCCCTATTCGCAACCTGCGCGGCGTACTGGTGGTCAGTGGCCACGTCTCATGGGTCGACATCTTCGTCATCGGCTCGGTGCTGCCGGGGGCATTCGTGGCCCGCGCCGACCTGATCGACTGGCCCGCCGTCGGGCTGGCGGCGCGGATCATGAAGGTCATCCCGATCGATCGGGCCAGCCTGCGCAGGCTCCCGCACGTGGTGGCCACGGTGGCTGAACGGCTGCGTCGCGGCCAGACCGTCGTCGCGTTCCCGGAGGGCACCACCTGGTGCGGGCTGGCCTACGGGCCGTTCCACCCGGCGATGTTCCAGGCTGCCGTCGACTCCGGGCGCCCCGTCCAGCCGCTGCGGTTGACGTATCACCACCGCGACGGTCAACCCTCGACCGTGCCGGCGTTCATCGGCGACGACACCATCGGGCAGTCGCTGAGCCGCATCGCCCGCGCCGGCCTCACCGTGGTCGACGTGGAGGTGACCTCGCTGGAACTGCCTGGCACCGACCGTCGCGAGCTTGCAGCGCGCTGTGAAGTGGCCGTGCGGGGGCGCAGCACGCCCGGGTTCCAGCACAGCCACGCCCTGGCCGGCTAG
- a CDS encoding cysteine desulfurase family protein has translation MSPTGPVYLDHAATTPMHPAAIEAMTAALATVGNASSLHTAGRDARRRMEESRESLAALLGARPSEIIFTAGGTESDNLAVKGIYWARRDADPNRRRIVTTSVEHHAVLDAVIWLAEHEGAEVTYLPTEPDGSVTPAALRAALDEHGDVALVTVMWANNEVGTIMPINELAAVAAEFDVPIHSDAVQAVGQIPVAFAESGLSAMSITAHKFGGPTGVGALFLRRDVAAVPLLHGGGQERDVRSGTPDVAGAIAMATAARIAVESLDATAARLRELRERLIAGVLASIADTAVNGALGDRRLPGNTHFTFRGCEGDSLLMLLDANGIECSTGSACTAGVAQPSHVLVAMGADPVVSRGSLRLSLGHTTTEADVDAALRVLPAAVERARQAALASSSLSGLR, from the coding sequence ATGAGCCCGACGGGTCCGGTCTACCTCGACCACGCCGCCACCACCCCGATGCACCCCGCTGCCATCGAGGCGATGACGGCCGCGCTGGCCACCGTGGGCAATGCCTCCTCGCTGCACACCGCCGGCCGCGACGCCCGACGCCGCATGGAGGAGTCCCGGGAGAGCCTCGCGGCCCTGCTCGGCGCCCGGCCCTCGGAGATCATCTTCACCGCGGGCGGCACCGAAAGCGACAACCTCGCCGTCAAGGGCATCTACTGGGCCCGGCGCGACGCCGACCCGAACCGCAGGCGAATCGTCACCACCTCGGTCGAGCACCACGCGGTGCTCGACGCCGTCATCTGGCTGGCCGAGCACGAGGGCGCCGAGGTGACCTACCTGCCCACCGAACCCGACGGTTCGGTGACACCGGCCGCCCTGCGCGCGGCACTCGACGAACACGGTGACGTCGCCCTGGTCACGGTGATGTGGGCCAACAACGAGGTCGGCACCATCATGCCGATCAACGAGCTGGCCGCCGTCGCCGCCGAGTTCGACGTGCCCATCCATAGCGACGCGGTCCAGGCGGTCGGCCAGATCCCGGTCGCCTTCGCCGAGTCCGGGTTGTCGGCGATGAGCATCACCGCGCACAAGTTCGGTGGACCCACCGGGGTCGGCGCGCTGTTCCTGCGCCGCGACGTCGCCGCTGTGCCACTGCTGCACGGCGGCGGCCAAGAACGCGACGTCCGTTCCGGCACACCCGACGTCGCCGGTGCGATCGCCATGGCCACCGCCGCTCGTATCGCCGTGGAATCCCTGGATGCCACCGCCGCCCGGTTACGGGAATTGCGGGAGCGGCTGATCGCCGGGGTACTGGCATCCATCGCCGACACCGCGGTCAACGGTGCGCTGGGGGATCGTCGCCTGCCCGGCAACACCCACTTCACCTTCCGCGGCTGCGAGGGCGATTCGCTGCTGATGTTGTTGGACGCCAACGGAATCGAATGCTCCACCGGTTCGGCGTGCACAGCCGGTGTTGCCCAGCCGTCCCACGTCCTGGTGGCGATGGGCGCCGACCCGGTCGTCTCCCGGGGCTCCCTGCGACTGTCGTTGGGGCACACCACTACCGAGGCTGATGTCGACGCCGCGCTGCGGGTTCTGCCCGCCGCGGTCGAGCGGGCGCGCCAGGCTGCCCTGGCCAGTTCGTCACTGAGCGGTTTGCGATGA
- the mnmA gene encoding tRNA 2-thiouridine(34) synthase MnmA: protein MRVLAAMSGGVDSSVAAARMVDAGHDVVGVHLALSRSPGTLRTGSRGCCSREDAGDARRVADVLGIPFYVWDFADQFAQDVIEDFVESYARGETPNPCVRCNEKIKFSALAAKALALGFDAVATGHYARLADGRLRRAIDADKDQSYVLGVLTANQLRHALFPIGDTPKPQIREEAARRGLTVASKPDSHDICFIPSGDTQAFLGARIGVRRGTVVDSAGTVLAEHDGVHSFTIGQRKGLGIAGPGPDGMPRYVTEIDAATQTVRVGGVEDLETWSLTGQHPVFTSGVAPQGPVEGEVQVRAHGGIVPAVAELVGDTLAVTLRSPLRGVAAGQTLVLYRPDPAGDEVIGSATIVNRPESC, encoded by the coding sequence ATGAGGGTGCTGGCCGCGATGAGCGGTGGGGTGGATTCCTCGGTGGCTGCCGCACGGATGGTCGACGCCGGCCACGACGTCGTGGGTGTGCACCTGGCCCTGTCGCGTTCGCCGGGAACCCTACGCACCGGGTCGCGTGGCTGCTGCTCCCGGGAGGACGCCGGCGACGCCCGCCGTGTAGCCGATGTCCTCGGAATTCCCTTCTACGTCTGGGATTTCGCCGACCAGTTCGCACAGGACGTCATCGAAGACTTCGTGGAGTCCTATGCGCGCGGCGAGACACCCAACCCGTGCGTGCGCTGCAACGAGAAGATCAAGTTCTCCGCGCTGGCTGCCAAGGCGCTGGCGCTGGGTTTCGACGCGGTGGCCACCGGACACTACGCGCGGCTGGCTGACGGGAGGTTGCGTCGTGCGATCGATGCCGACAAGGACCAGTCCTATGTGCTCGGGGTGCTGACGGCCAACCAGTTGCGTCACGCGTTGTTCCCGATCGGGGACACCCCCAAGCCGCAGATCCGCGAGGAAGCGGCCCGCCGCGGTCTGACGGTGGCCAGCAAGCCGGACAGCCACGACATCTGCTTCATCCCTTCCGGAGACACCCAGGCCTTCCTCGGTGCCCGCATCGGCGTGCGGCGCGGCACGGTCGTCGATTCCGCGGGCACCGTCCTCGCCGAGCACGACGGCGTGCACAGCTTCACCATCGGACAGCGCAAAGGTCTCGGGATTGCGGGCCCCGGGCCCGACGGTATGCCCCGCTATGTCACCGAGATCGACGCCGCCACGCAGACCGTGCGGGTGGGCGGCGTCGAAGACCTCGAGACGTGGTCGCTGACCGGCCAGCACCCGGTGTTCACCTCCGGGGTTGCGCCGCAGGGCCCGGTCGAAGGCGAGGTCCAGGTGCGGGCGCACGGCGGTATCGTGCCCGCGGTGGCCGAACTGGTCGGCGACACACTTGCGGTCACGCTGCGGTCGCCGCTGCGCGGTGTCGCCGCCGGCCAGACCCTGGTGCTCTACCGGCCCGACCCGGCCGGCGACGAGGTCATCGGCAGCGCCACCATCGTCAACCGCCCGGAATCCTGCTGA